The Candidatus Omnitrophota bacterium genome segment TTTGCATTTTTATAAACCTCGTAAATTTGGATAGGAAAGAAATCACTAAATTTTAGGATAACGCGATCCGCGAGAGAAATAAATAGGGGGCATTGCAAGACGGCAAAGACTCAAAGCAATGTACTGACCTGTTACATTTTTCCAATTTAAAAAAAGCAGATTTGCGGGATGGATTATTCGACCAAGATATCCAACTCAAATCGGAACCACGGCGGGCGATTCTCCGGCGAGCGCGTATATACCGCTTGAAATCCTTCTCCTTCGTTGGCTAACTTTCCCTCGGCGAGCTTATAATGAAAGCCGGTGACGACATTACGGTCGTCTTCCATCCGTTCGCCGGGAATCGCTTGCTCCAGCCAAATCGCTTCCGGCGTAATCCAGATTAATCGCCGCTCATCCACTTTCGCCCCAATTTTCGGTTGGCGATGCCAGATTTTGCTTTCATTCCACACTTCTACTTGATAAACCATTCCTAAAATAACGCGGCAATTTTTTTCGTCTTTAGGCGAGATGACGGCGTTCCAGCCGAATCGATCCCACATCCTGAAGGATTGCAACGCGATAAGGGACAAGGGATGCTCTCCGTGGATGAAATATGTCGGATGAAAGGTCTCCACCGCGTCCCGTTCGCAATCGGCGTTGGCGCCATCCCTTTCGCCATGCCATTTTCCCGCGAACGATCGAAAAACCTGGCCGTCGAGTCCACTGGTATGGAATCCCGATAGTTTTTCCACCAGTCTTTCCCGCTCCATCCGGAATTCTTCCAGCCCGGGGCGACCCTCCAAAGGATTTTTCGCCGCATCGACGAACTGAAGAACGGCGTCCGCCAATTGGTCAACAAGAATAATCCCGTTCTCCCCGATGCTAAAAAGACGGCGGCGGAAGGTTTCCGCTTCCTGCATCCCTAGTTCGAATTGTTCCAGTTTTTCCGGGGGCGCGGGCTTTTTTTCCTCGCCGCCGATAGGAGCGGGATAGTACCAGTATTCCAGGATCGTCTTTTCCAAACGCGGAAGCCGCCAGGCGCGGGCGTATTCCAATGCGAAGGGCTTGCCTTTCATGCGGAAACTGCCGCTCCCCTCCCAGACGGCGTTATAAATGGCGCAACCTCCCATCGAGGCTCTTATCATCCACAAACCTGCCGCCAGGATAAAGAAAAATCGTCCCGCATCGGCAGCGGGGAAGGGAAGCCAGCGATGAGGCTCTATGCGATAAATGAGATAGAAGCATAAAACGATGGCGAGCGCGGCGTTGAGCGGCTTCCAATCCATGCCGGTTGGCCGCTTCCATGCGGCAAGCGCCGCCAGCAGCAACAGCGCCGTCAGCAGGTAAAGTTGGACGCCGGCCGCGATCATTCCATCGCCAGTATCCCGCTTCGCGCGGCGCTCTTCCCAAAACGAATAGAGAACCAAAACCAAAACCGCCATCCAAAAAATAAAAAAGAAACCGCTTTTAGCGGATAACGCCGCCCAAGGCGCAATTCTCGCAGCGCCTAATGTCAAAACTCCGCTGAGATAAAGCGGGAAAAAGCGATGGGATAAGGGCGAACGCCGGCAAAACAGCGCCGCTCCTAACAATAATGTTAGAACCAGCGCGTCGACGGAATCCAAAAGAAGACCGTAGACTACTTGCTCGAGGGGCGCGCCCGCCATGTTTTCACCTTTATTCAATCGAACTCGGAATTCGCAATGAAATTATACGGCGCGAAAGGACTGCCTGTAAATCGCTTTCATGCCGAAGTTGTTTTATCGGAAATCATCCGAATGCTTTTCCATTTCCCCGACCTGAATCGCAGCATGTAGATCATTCCCAGCAGCATCAGGTAGATTGTCGCCCACAACCAGGCGCCGAGAACGCCCCAATGGGTGAAACCGACGATCGCCCAGGTTCCCGGCACGAAAAGCAGCCAGGCGCAAACCACGCTCGCCCACATGGCGAACGCCGTATCCCCCGCTCCCCGCAGCGCGCCGTTGAACGTGATGTTCATGGCGTCGGAAATTTGGTACAATCCTACCAATAGCAGCGTCTTCGCGCCGTATTTCACGATTTGATCGAAGGGAATCTCCGTATTCGCATAATCGCCTTGAAAAAGTTTCATTAAGGGCGTGGGAAAACAAATATAGATCGCGGCGAAAAAAATCATGTAAGCTTCCACGCTATATAACGAAGTATAAACGCTTTTCTCCGCCGTAACCAAATCCTTGCGTCCGATATATTGCCCCACCAGCGCCGACGTAGCGACGCTGGCGCCCATCATGGGAAAAAAAGCCAGCATATTGATGGCGAGAACGATATTGCTGGCTGCCAGTTCGATGTTGCCCAACCTCCCGATCAGCGCGACGAAAGCGGTGAAGGAGCCGACGTCCAGCATGAATTGCGTTCCCACCGGCGCCCCGTATCGAAACAGGCTTTTCATCAAGGGCGGATGGATGCGCAAGGCGCGAGTATTATAGATTTCATGGTTGGCGCGGGAGAGAAAAAGAATAAAATAGAACAACGTCGCCAATCCCTGCGAAATGGAGGTCGCAATCGCCGCTCCCTTGATGCCCCAACAGGGAAATCCCCAGACTCCGAAGATCAGCAGGTAATCCAATATCGCGTTGATTATATTGGCCGCCATATTGACGGCCATAATCACCTTCGTCTTTCCCCGTCCGGAATAAAAACTGCTCAATGCGCTGTTGACGATGAAAAAAGGCGCTCCCGCCAGGCACCAGCCGAAATATACTTTCTCCAATCCGGCGATGCGGGACGAGTGGCCGAATAGATCGATGACGGCGCCGCCTAGCGGATAGAGCAAATAACAGAATACGCCGCTGGCGAAGGAAAGAATAATCCCCTGCCACGCCGCGCAGCCGATCTCCCGCAGCCGTTCCGCCCCGTAAAATTGCGCCACGAAAGTATTCGTATATTCGCTGATTCCCAGAAAAAAAGCGATGACGGTGAAGAAGAGAATCCCCGCTGGAACGGCCGCCGCAATCTCTTCCGGACTCGACCAGGAGAGAAACAGCCGATCCACAAAATTCATCAGCGTAATGGATACGTTGCTAATGACTAAAGGATAGGCGATGGCAAGAAATTCGCGGAATCCTCCCGGTTTGAACGGTTTTTTGATTTGAATGGACATAGATCCGAATCGATTCGCGGCGCAGAGACGATAACTTTCCGAAAAAAATTCGATAGTACGGCTTTATTGGGTAATAACAAATGGCTCGAAGCGCCCAATTTTTCGCCTATAATAGCGTGAAGAACGATTGCGGGAATGAATTCCGCTCTTTTTTTGAGGATGGCTCATCTCCGTATTGATTATCCTATTGGAGAAAGTACATTGAAATGGCTGATTTACCAACTCCCAAGAAAGCCTGCGCTTTCATTCGTTTTCCCGAAATCGTCTTTGCCAGCGGCTATTCGCATAGCAGCCTGTCGATACTCCTCTTCTATCTGAGATGACAACGGTTGGGGAGAATTGGTTATTTCTTGATGCGCCAATAGGTATTTCCTTGGGGGAAACTCGATTTTTTTTCAATTAAAAGTATATTTTAATAAGTATATCCGTGGATGGCGATTCATTCGATCGCTAGGAGAACATCTCCGAGATAAAACATTATGACAAAACCCGCCTTGCTTCTATCGGACGATATTGTGAAACAGCTGGAAGCGATCTCGCTCTATCAAGCTCTCTTTCCGGAATTGGCGGGCGCGGAACAACCTTGGGAAGTCGACTACAATTCCTTCCAGGACCTGCGTTATAAATTCCATGAAATTGAAGACGGCGTCCGCGCCGCCTATCCCGATCGCGAAATCACCTGCGTCATCGCGGGAAAAGGCGCTTTTTGGCTTCCGCAATCCGGATTGGATTTATACCGCGATCAAGTCGGGAAAAATTTGAAAGCGCTGAAAGAGGACGGCCCCATGCCCGTCTGGCAATTGACCACGGCGGAAATGTTCGCCAATCATATCGGCAATCTGCGCCAACTGGTTATGGCGGCGGCTCACGATATGGTTTTACTGAACCAGTTCAAGGAGTCGTTGGGAAACAATCATACTTTTCTGAATCGGGAATTCGAAAATAGCGAATTGCACGTACGCGGCCTTCTCGACGAGTTGAAAGAACAGGGAGCGCATCTCTCTTTCTCTCTATCCGAAAACATCATGCTCGCCGAGCGCTGCCGCATTACGCAAGAATTGTTAAGCCGAGGCGAACTAACCTCCAAACAGCTGGGATACGATGAAAAAACGTTGGAAGAAGCCATAAAAATCCTCGACAGCCGCCTTAAAAAAAGAATGCCTACTTATCAGCGCCGCATTATGGCTGTTCACAGCCAGGCCAAGGATTTATTGCGCGGCGGCGAAGTTACGCAACTCACTCGCGTCAGCCGATGGGATATGGCCTACGCCTTTATTGGAAAGCCGCCGAAAGGCTATCAGGGACAAGCCGTGGCGGCGTATATGGAAAGGGAAGGCATGACGGCGGTTGTCGCATCCCGCGAGGAAGAACTCGGCGCCAGCGAAAAAGGCAAGGAAGCTTTAGTCATAGCCCAAGAAGCGGTGGAAGCTAGAAAGGCGCCTGAAGCGGCCCCCATCCCCGCCGTGGAAGGCGCGCCTCCGCAAGCGCAAGCGCCCAAACCGGAGAAGAAGCGCGTCCGAGGCATGGCCTTTCTGGATCGAAAACGGTAAGAACGCTGTTGGGATGCGCCCTGCTGGCGGCGAAATCGCCGAATGGCGAATCCGTGAATCTCTACGGCTGGAGCTTCGCCATCCCCTCAACGATATTGGCGGGACGGAGCGTCCGGGCTTTTCTTCCTGCAATCGCCGGGAGCCTTTTCTCGGGTGGGGGGGGCTTATTCCAAGACGCAAAGCGCCGACTGCGCCAACAAGTTGGGGAGAAGCGATACCTTGTGACCGCAGTTGAAATAAACAGATTGTACGATCTTGATCTTTTTCAATTCGCAAAACCGCCGAAAATCTTTAATGGAAAAGAATTGAATATTAGGACCGTCAAACCATTCGTAAGGCAGGGAGTCGGTAATCGGCGCCGTGCCGTAGGCGAAGAGTTGCCAACGCGCCTTCCAATACCCGAAGTTGGGAAAACTGATGATTCCCCGCTTGCCCACTCTCAGCATCTCTTCGATGGCGAGATAGGGTTTGCGCACTTCCTGCAGCGTCTCGCTTAGGATGACGTAATCGAAAGATTTGTCGGGGTAATCCTTCAGCCCTTCGTCGATGTCGCCGTGGTGGACGGACAGCCCTTTTCCGATGCACTTGTAAACCTTCTCTTCCGCCACTTCGACGCCGACGCCTTGAACGTCCTTCTCTTGTTGCAGCCGCAGCAGGAGATCCCCTTCGCCGCAGCCGAGATCGAGAACCTTGCTGCCATTTTCGATGAGTTGACAAATAATATCGTGCTCGTACTTGTATGGCCCGCAAGCGTTAGATGGCATACGTCAGGGATTCCTTTGACAAGTTGTTGAGAAAGCCGCGGATCATTTCCGTTTGTTGTTCGCATTCCAAAAGAAAAGCGTCATGCCCGTAATCGGATTTGATTTCGCAAAAGCTTACGGGAATTCCATTCATCTTCAAGGCTTTGACGACCTCCTTCGATTGGTAGGGGGGATAAAGCCAGTCGCTGCTGAAGGCGATGACCAGAAAACGCGCCTTCACGCCTTTCAACGCCGCGATGAGCGAAGGGCGCCCATCCGACAGATCGAAATAATCCAACGCTTTAGTGATATAAAGGTAACTGTTGGCGTCGAAGCGCTGCGTAAACGAAGCGCCTTGATATTGCAGGTAACTCTCCACCTGGAAATCCGTCAATAGGTTGAAACTGACGCGTTCGCGGTTTTGCAGGCGCCGCCCGAATTTTTCGTGCATGGATTGGTCGCTCAGATAACTGATATGCCCCACCATGCGCGCCACAGCCAGCCCCCGCGACGGGGGTTCGGAATCGTAATAATCGCCGTTCTTCCAGTTGGGATCAGCGACGATCGCCTGCCGTCCTACTTCGTTGAGGGCGATGTTTTGCGCAGAATGAATCGCCGTCGTGGCGATGGGGATGACGGAATGGACGAAATCGGGATAGGAAACGGCCCATTGCAGCGCCTGCATCCCGCCCATCGAGCCGCCTGCAACGCACAGCAGCCGTTTGATCCCCAATCGATCGATCAATCCCTTCTGAACATTCACCATGTCTTTGATGGTGATGAAGGGAAACGATAGGCCGTAGGGTTTTTGCGTTTCGGGATTGATGGATGACGGTCCCGTGGTTCCCCGGCAGCCGCCGATGCAATTGGAACAGATTACAAAGAATCGATCCGTGTCGAAGGCCTTGCCCGGCCCCACGAAATTGTCCCACCATCCCGGCTTGCGGTCGTGGGGAGTGTAATACCCCGCCGCATGGTGATCGCCCGATAAGGCGTGCAGCAGAAGGATGGCGTTATCCCTTTCCGGCGTCAGTTTTCCGTAGGTCTCGTAGGCGACGCGGATCGGACCCAGCTTGGCGCCGCAGTCCAATTCCAATTCGCGGGGCGGGACGAACAGAGTAAGAAACTGCTCCGAAACGATGCCCACCGATCCGGCTTCCGGTTTATAAGGTTCTTTGTCGGGTTCTTTTCCTTTTGTTGTCATAATCGCGAGCCTCTTGCATAATCACATCATTCATACCCCATGCCTGGGGGAGGTTGGAATGGAGTAGATTTAAGTCTAATAAAATCAACCCCCCTCTAACTCCCCCCCAACTTGGGGGGAGAATATATAAGCAGATTTTATCATTTTTGCAAGAGCCTCATTATCCCGATTATTATACCTGAGCCAAAGCTTGATCCAAATCTCCGATGATGTCGTCGATGTTCTCGATGCCGATGGAAAGGCGTACGAAGTCCGGCGTAACGCCGGCGGCTCGTTGTTCCTCTTCCGAAAGCTGCTGATGCGTGGTGCTGGCCGGGTGGATAATCAACGACTTGGCATCGCCTATATTGGCTAGATGGGAGAAGACCTTCACCTTCTCGATCAGCGTCTTGCCCGCTTGCAGGCCGCCTTTGACTCCGAAGCCCAGCAATGCGCCATACAATCCGCGCTTGTGATATTTCTTGGCGACGGCGTAATACGGATGCTCCGGCAAGCCGGGATAATTGACCCAGGACACTTTGGGATGGCTTTTCAAGAACTGCGCCGTTTTCATGGCGTTCTCGCTGTGCCGCTCCATGCGCAGGGGCAGAGTTTCCAGCCCTTGCAGGAAGAGAAACGCATTGAAGGGCGACATGGCGGGGCCAAAATCTCGCAACAGCACCACCCGCGCCCGGATGGCGAAGGCGATATTGCCCATGCCGGGGAAGTTGCCAAACGTTTCCCAAATGTTCAATCCATGATAGCTGGGATCGGGTTCGCTGAATTGGGGAAATTTGCCGTTGCCCCAGTTGAATTTTCCCGAATCGACGATGATCCCGCCGATGGAGGTTCCATGTCCGCCGATGAATTTCGTCGTCGAGTGCATGACGATGTCGGCGCCATGTTCAATAGGATTGACCAGGAAGGGACTGGGCGACGTATTGTCGATGATAAGGGGTATCCCTGCCTCATGAGCGATGGCGGCGACGGCTTCGATTTCCAACGTATCGAATTTGGGATTGCCGAGCGTTTCCGCGAACAAGGCTTTGGTTTTCGGCGTAATGGCTTTGCGGAAATTTTCCGGATCGTCCGGTTCGACGAATTTTACGTTCAGGCCGATTTGGGGAAACGTATAATGGAACAGGTTGTAGGTTCCGCCGTAGAGGCTAACGGAAGAGACGATCTCGTCTCCGGCCTTGGCGCAGTTAAGGCAGCTGAGAGTGCAAGCCGCCTGTCCCGAACTGACGGCTAAAGCGGCGACGCCGCCTTCCAACGCGGCGAGGCGCTTCTCCAACACGTCCGTTGTTGGATTCATAATACGGGTGTAAATATTGCCGAATTGCTTTAGGGCGAATAGATTGGCGGCGTGTTCGGAGCTATCGAAAACGTAGGACGTCGTTTGGTAGATAGGAACCGCGCGCGCGTTGGTGGCGCTGTCGGGCGTATGTCCCGCATGAAGCGCCAACGTTTCAAACCGCAAGTTTTGATCGGCCATAATTCGTGCTCCTTGTCGAACATCGGTATAATATAAAATTGCTGCTATTCGCCATTAAGCGGATTAGCGATGCTTATCCTAAAACGGTAGACTTGGCGAAGGGTGATGCAGCGGCGATGTTTTTTTCAGAGGGGATCCTCTTCGCGCCATCCGCTTGGTTGTATGCGCTTATAGAAGATAAAAAATAGTAGTCTTTGCCCGTTTGGAAAAGGCCTAAACCATCCTTGATAAGAAGATTTCTACATTTTATGTAGAGAATTATAGAAAAAATCGATTTTCTTTCCTTTTTCGGCGCAAAATAGCCCATGAATAGAGAATACTTACTCATGTTACTCGCAATGGGTAATTGAAGGAATCTTTTGCTATCGTCGTTTGAATCACGAAAACACGAAATGAAAAAGAAAAACACGAAAAAAGAAAAGAAAAACGGTTTACGCAAGGAATCACGTTGTGCGAAAGATTTTTCCGTGAAATCCAGAAGAATCCGCGATATCCGTGATTCGAAAATTCGTGGATTTCTCCATTTTATCGTGGTTTCGTGATTCAATAACGCAAAATAAATGAGGCCTATGCGCTTCGATTGAACAATTCTTCGCAATGACCACAAAATCCCTGCCTGGAAGACAAGCGAACATTTACTGCGTAATATGAGTTACTTGTTTCCGGCCCTGTACGAAGCCACGGCAATGAGTCCATGCGTTATTGCAACCGATTCAATATTGGAAAATGGAATAATTTTGGGAAATTCTAGTACGAATCCCGAATCGCTGGCGTACCGTCCACCTAGTTGAAATTGAAGGGCGATTCTGATATTCTCCTTCGATAATGCCGTTTTCGATATTTGGGAGTGATAACATGTCTAAGAATCGAATGGATCGCCGGGGATTTTTTGAGAAATCGCTTTGCGTCGCTACGGGAGCGGCGGCGGGATTTAGCTGGGAAGAAAAGACCTTACTGGCGCAAGAGGCGGACGCCGTCAAGCCGGATTCCGCGCCTATAGGCGCAGGCTTGCCGATGGGAAAAATTGGCGGCGTTTCCATCAGCCGCATTATCTGCGGCGGCAATCTCATCGGCGGCTATGCTCATTCACGGGATTTGATCTACGTCTCCTCGTTATTGCAAAACTATTTCACGCAAGAGAAAATCATTCAGACGTTGGAACGATGCGAAGAGAACGGCGTCAATACCGTCGTAACCAACGTCAATCCCCGCGAAGGCGACGCCAAAACCACGGAGATCCTGCGCAAATACCGCCAGGAGCGCGGCGGCGCCATTCAATGGATCGCCCAATGCCAGCCGACATCGGAAGATATCGAATCCAACATTCGGATCGCCGTGGACAACGGCGCTTCCGGCGCTTTTCTTATGGGCGGGTTGAGCGATTTATGGGTTAAAAACAAGAGGCTCGATCTCATCGCTAAAGCGGTAGAGACGATCAAGAAGAACGGGATTATCGCGGGCGTCGCAGGGCATTCGCTGCATGTTCCTATGGAATGCGAGAAAGCGGGAATCGATCCCGATTTCTACGTTAAAACCTTTCATCGCGACGATTACTGGTCCGCCACGCCCAAAGAAAACCGCGTGGATTTCAGCGTCGATATCGCTTCGCATAAGGAGCATGACAAGGATCACGACAATATTTGGTGTATCGATCCCGAAGAGACGGCGGCGTTCATGAAAACCGTCAAGAAGCCTTGGATCGCCTACAAAGTCCTGGCGGCGGGCGCCATTCATCCCCAAGAAGGCTTCCGCTATGCTTTCGAAAAAGGCGCGGATTTCATTTTGATCGGCATGTTCGATTTCCAGGTGACGGAGGATGTTCTTATCGCCAAAAAAATCCTTTCGGAAAAATTGCCGCGCGAACGGCCTTGGTTCGCCTGATGAATGATGAATGATGAATGATGAAAAACATGGGATGTTTCAAGGGCAGAAATGATCTTGCCTTAACGTCCAGTCTCCCTGTCGCCTTTTCGCCTAGGTGGGTTGCGCTTCGCTTTAAGCCCACCCTATGCAACTTTTCTTGGATTGAATCACGAAAACACGAAGGAAAAAGAAGGACGCGAAAATAGCAAAAAAAAATTAGAAAAGGATTTCGTTAGGGATAACGGCGGGAAAGGATTTCTTCCGTGGAATCCAAAAATCTTCCGAGAAATCCGCGATTCGAAATTTTCATGGTATTGCGATTCTATAACTCAGCAAGAAAAGAATATTCGCTTCTGCTATTGACTCATCCCTCCGACTTGCGGGTAAAGATCAGCCCAAAGGACAAGGGAACGGAAATGCGCAGTATGAAATTATTATCTTAAGGTATGATGCGATGTCTAAAATCCAGAAATCCAACGAAAATCGCCGCCGCTTTTTGCAAAAATCCGCCGCCGCCTCGGCGGGAGCGGCGCTAGGCTTCGGCTTCGAGGAAAGTATTCTGCGCGCAAGAGCCGAGGATGCGCCCGCCGCCAAACCGTCCAGCGCGGCAGTTCGAGATTTCCCGCAAGGAAAACTGGGAAACCTCTCCGTCAGCCGCCTCATCTGCGGCGGCAACCTCATCAGCGGCTTCGCCCATAGCCGCGATTTGTTATACGTATCTCCGTTGTTGAAGCATTATTTCACAGACGAAAAGGTCTTCGATACGCTGGAACTTTGCGAGGAGATGGGCATTAATAGCGCCATCCTGCGCCTCGATGAGGATACTCTGCGCATCATCAATCGCTACCGCAGCGAGCGCGGCGGCCAAATCCAATGGATCTGCCAGGCGAAAATTACGCCCAATGATCTAACCACCGAACCCAATAAAGCCATCGACGCCGGAGCGCTCGCCGTCTTTATCCACGGCGGCGTCGGCGATAGTTTCGTTGGGGAAGGGCGCGTCGATCTTTTGGGCAAGGCGCTCGAAAACATTAAGAAGCAAGGTGTTCCCGGCGGTCTGGCGGGTCATGCTCTGGAGTCGGTTCAAGCCTACGAGAAAGCGGGGATTGGCGCCGATTTCTATATGAAGACCATCAATAGCAAAAGCTATTGGTCCGCCGGTCCCATGCCCAGACTGGACAGCGTTTGGGAGGAAACGCCCCAAGAAACCATCGCTTTCATGAAAACCGTTAAAAAGCCTTGGATCGGTTATAAAATTTTGGGAGCGGGCGCCATTCGTCCCGAAGAAGGCTTCCAGTACGCATTCGAAAACGGCGCCGATTTCATCTGCGTCGGCATGTTCGATTTCCAAATCGCCGAGGACGTCATCATCGCCAAAGATATCCTGGCGGATAAACTCAAACGCGAACGCCCGTGGTTTGCTTAATGTAAATGGAGTAGAAAATAGTGGGCTACGCTTCGCTTTGAGCCCACCCTACGCGACTACTTCGCTCGCAAGTTATAGGGACCGTTCGAGAACGGAGTACGAGTTTCTTTTTTGTCGCGTTTTTGAATCACGAAATCACGAAAAGGCTAGAATTGCACGAAATTTTTGAACCACGAATAGCGCGGATTCTTTTTAATTACACGGAAAAATCGTTCTCAAAACGCGATTCTTCGAGCCAACGTAATTTTCCTTTTTTTCGTGTTTTCATTTTTTATTTCGTGATTTCGCAATTCAATACGATAAGCAAAATAACTCCATCTTGTTTTTATTGCGCATAACATGAGTTATATATTCATAATCCTTATGGAGTAATAAACTATCGTGAAAAATCTCAATTCGAACGCACCGTTGCAACGCCGCCGTTTTTTAAGTTCCGCCGCCCTTGCCGCTGGCGGATTGGCTTTGTCCTCGCGCGCCTCGGCGCAGAACTCCGCGCCCGCTGGCGATCCCGTCAAAATCGCTTTGATCGGCGCAGGAACTCAAGGCCAAACGCTGCTGGGCGTTTGCATGAAAGCGCTCAACGTCCGCGTTGTGGCGGTTTGCGATATTTGGGAAGCCTATAATCTCAACCAAGCATCCCGCATCCTGGCGGGTTTCAAGCAAGAGCCGCATCTCTACATTGATTACCGAGAAATGCTCGCTAAGGAAAAAGAACTGGAAGCGGTGGTCATCGCTACGCCCGACTTCTGCCATGCGGAACAAACCATCTCATGCCTTCAGGCCGGTTTTCCCGTCTATTGCGAAAGTCTCATGTCCAATACCATTGAAGGCGCCAAGAAGATGGTTCAGGCCACTAAAGAGACGGGCAAACTGCTGCAAATCGGCTTCCAACGCCGCAGCAATCCCCGCTATCGCTTCGCTTACGAACATATTGTCAACGAAACCAAAATGCTGGGTAAAATTTCCGCCGCCAATGGACAATGGAACCGTCCGGTGCAAACCGACCGCGGATGGCCCAAGCGCGCGCCCCTCGCCGAAGCGGCGCTGAGCCAATACGGCTACGCCTCCATGCAGCAATTCCGCAATTGGCAATGGTACAAAGAATTAGGCGGCGGCCCCCTTGCTGAGTTGGGTTCGCATCAGCTCGACGTGTTCAACTGGTTTACCGGCATGACGCCTAAATCCGTCATGGCTTCCGGCGGAACGCTCTTTTACGACAAAGAGAGCCATCAATGGAGCGATACGCTGATGGCGATCTTCGAATACGCATCGGAAAAGGAAAATCTGCGCGCCTTTTATCAGACCGTCAATTCCAACAGCAACTTCGGCCATATCGAAAATTTTATGGGCGATCAGGGAACGCTCTATCTTTCCGAATCCGCCGCCCGCGTTAAGGTTTACCGCGAACCGGCGGCCCCCGATTGGTCCAAGTGGGTGAAACTGGGGATTCTGGAATCGGAAGAAAAACCGAAGGAGGAGAAAAAGCCGGAGGGCGCGGTTCTCGACGTGCAGGAGACGGTGATTCCTCCCAGTTTCAATCTGCCGGTCAAGTCGAGCGATCCGGTTTTCAAGCCGCACTTAGAAAATTTCTTCAACGCCGTTCGCGGCAAGGAAAAACTCAACTGCCCCGCCGAGACCGCCTATCCGGCGACGGTGTTGACGCTGAAAATCAACGAAGCGGCGCAAAGCGGGCAGAAGATCGAATTCAAGCCGGAAGATTTTCTTGTTTAAAGAATTTCGGAATTTATTGATATGCCGGTTATATAATCATTGATGGGTCAAAAAACGCGACCCATCCTACTTTATTTATGAATAAGACTTGCCTTCTGCTCGCCGTCTTCTTCGTTTGTCTATCGTTCGCCGCTTCGGCGGCGGAAGAAGCCAAGCCTCCATTACTCGGCGACGAGAGCGATGGCAGCCGCGCCGTTCCCGTGCATTGGATTCCTTTGCTTGACGAAGCGGGCGTGGAAATTTCTCCCGATGACGATCCGCTGCTGCCCTTTTCGCCGCGCCAGACTTGCGCCAACAAATGCCATAGTTACGACGCGATTCAAACCGGCTGGCATTTCAACGCCGCCGTCAACGCAGCCGCTGGCCGTCCGGGCCATCCGTGGATTTTCGTCGACGCGGCAACGGGAACGCAAATACCCCTTTCGTTGCGCACATGGCCCGGCGCCATCGATCCCGCGCAGGCGGGATTGACGCCGTGGAAATTCGCACTGAATTTCGGGCGACAGTTGCCCGGCGGAGGCTACGTGGAGACTGCGTCCTCCAGCGATCCCGCCGAGACCATGCGCTTATTCGTTTCCGGCCAGTTGGAGATTAACTGTCTTGCTTGCCACGACGCCGATCCCGCTCACGACCAAGCGGAATACGCCGTCCAGATCGCCCGCCAGAATTTGCGCTGGGCTGCGGCATCGACCAGCGCCTTCGCTTTCGTTTCCGGCTCGGCCAAAAATATGCCGGATACGT includes the following:
- a CDS encoding Gfo/Idh/MocA family oxidoreductase, which produces MKNLNSNAPLQRRRFLSSAALAAGGLALSSRASAQNSAPAGDPVKIALIGAGTQGQTLLGVCMKALNVRVVAVCDIWEAYNLNQASRILAGFKQEPHLYIDYREMLAKEKELEAVVIATPDFCHAEQTISCLQAGFPVYCESLMSNTIEGAKKMVQATKETGKLLQIGFQRRSNPRYRFAYEHIVNETKMLGKISAANGQWNRPVQTDRGWPKRAPLAEAALSQYGYASMQQFRNWQWYKELGGGPLAELGSHQLDVFNWFTGMTPKSVMASGGTLFYDKESHQWSDTLMAIFEYASEKENLRAFYQTVNSNSNFGHIENFMGDQGTLYLSESAARVKVYREPAAPDWSKWVKLGILESEEKPKEEKKPEGAVLDVQETVIPPSFNLPVKSSDPVFKPHLENFFNAVRGKEKLNCPAETAYPATVLTLKINEAAQSGQKIEFKPEDFLV